AGGGCGGCTGGCTCTGTCCGGCGGAGCTGACAGCTTCAGCGCTGAGGCTGGCAGAGCAAAACGGCCTGGCAGTACAGATGAACACCCCCGTTTCGGCACTGGAGAAAACAGACAGCGGCTGGGCGCTTACCCTGAGCAGCGGCCAGAAGATACATCATACGGTTGTGGTACTGGCGAACGGTTATCGCATTACCGACTGGTCGCAAACCCACCATTTGCCGGCCTACGCCGTGCGTGGGCAGGTCAGTCATATTCCTACCAACCCCGTGCTGGGGCAACTCAAACAGGTGCTGTGCTACGACGGCTATCTGACGCCGGTCAGTCCACGTCATCAGACGCACTGCATCGGGGCAAGCTATGTGCGGGGAGATTCGCGCTGTGATTATCGGGAAGCAGAACAGCAAGAGAACCGCCAACGGCTGCTGAATTGCTTGCCTAACGCAGAGTGGGTCAAGACGATCGACGTCAGCGATGCGCAAGCGCGTCAGGGCGTTCGCTGTGCGCTGCGCGACCATTTGCCGCTCTTAGGGGCTGTGCCGGACTATGAACAAACGCTGGCAGAATATGAAGAACGACTGCATCCCCAGCACCGCGCCGATGTGGTACCAAACGCGCCTTACTGGCAGGATCTGTTTATTATCGGCGCATTAGGTTCACGCGGGCTCTGCTCCGCCCCGCTCGCAGCCGAAGTCCTGGCCTCACAGATCTATGGTGAACCGCTACCGCTGGATCGCGATACGCTCGCCGCACTCAACCCAAATCGTTTCTGGATAAGAAAACTGCTGAAAGGTAAGCCTGTCACTCAGGATTAATAAGAACAGCGAAGGACTAATGGGGAAGAAGTGTGCTGGCTCGACTGGCCAGCACTGACAGATTAACGATTAGCCCACAGGGGAAATCAGTGCGTACTATTCTGCGCCTGCTGGAACAAACGTTCCCACATTCCGTTAACCAATACCTGATCCGGCGGTGACAATTCACCGTTTTTAATGGCGTTATTAATGCTGTCGCTCACGCGCGCGTGCAGGGCTTCCAGCGTCTGTTCCCCGTGCTCTTCCGCCTCTGCCACCGACACCGTCAGATGACCACGCAGATAGCCGCCAGCAAACAGTTCGTCGTCGCTGGCATGCTCTACCATGTCATCAATCAGTGCCAGAATGCGCGTTTCAAATTCTGCGATCATGTCTTATCCTCAAGTTTTTGCATTTCCCGCGCATCACAGATCGGCTGGATACGGGAAGCTCGCCGCCGTCAGCGGGGGCGTATTGTAAAACGATTGTAGCGCGTGAATAAAGCGTGCCGGACGAGCGGGAATCCCCTCTTCCAGATACTGCATCACCTGCGCATGCACACGCCGCTGAAAATCAATGCGGTCCGGCTCGCAGTCGCCGTTCAGATTGTCGCAGCTGACGTTAAACGGAAAGCCCGCAGCGACACAGAACAGCCAGTCGAAAGCCTGAGGTTTGATTTCCACTCCCTCAAACTGGCTTTGCGTCGCCGCATCGCGGCCATCAGGGCAATACCAGTAGCCGAAATCAACCTGCAAGCGCCGCTGGGCACCGGCAATACACCAGTGAGAAATCTCATGCAGCGCACTGGCATAAAAACCATGCGCAAAGACAATCCGGTGATACGGAATTTCATTATCCGCGGGCAGATAAATCGGCTCATGGTCACCTTTTATCAGGCGAGTATTGTATTCATCGCCAAAGCAATCATTAAAAATATCAATCAGTTGTTGATAATGGTGCGTCGTTGTCATGTTATCTGTTGTTATCATAAACCTGTCATCATAAAAACTGCCCCAGCCAGACAGCAATCGTGTGACCGTGGCTGTCATAAATCAGTTTGCCGCTCATGGTGGCGGAAACCAGCACCAGCATAGGACGAATCAGCTTTTGCCCTTTCGTCATCACCATTCTGGCACCGAGTCGAGCCCCAATCATCTGCCCTGCCAGCATGACACCGCCGGCCACCCAGACAACCTGACCGCCCAGCATGAAAAACAGTAGCCCGCCGAAGTTGGAGGTAAAGTTCAGGATCTTGGCATTCGCTGTCGCTTTAGCCAGATTGAAGCCATACAAGGTGACAAACGCCAGCGCGTAAAATGACCCCGCACCGGGGCCAAAGAAACCGTCATAAAAACCGACGCAGCCGCCTGCCAGAATCGCAAACGGCAGTGGCGACAGGCGACGCTGCCGATCTTCATCACCAATTTTTGGCGTTAATAAAAAGTAGAGGCCAATGCCAATGATCAGCACCGGCAGCAGTTGACGCAGAAAGTCGGCGTGAATTTGCTGGATCAGCCAGGCACCAAAGGTCGACCCCGCAAACGTCAGCGCAATCGCCAGTTTCTGCTCGCCCAGATTCACCGCGCGACGACGGATGAAATACAGGCTGGCGGAAAAGGATCCGCCGACGGCCTGAAGTTTATTCGTTGCCAGCGCCTGCGCCGGGGATAACCCAGCCGCCAGCAGAGCTGGTATCGTCAATAAACCGCCGCCGCCCGCAATCGAATCAATAAATCCAGCCAACGCCCCGACAAAAAACAGCACGGCCAGCGTTTCTGGCCCAAGCACTAACCAATCCATCGTTATTTGTTATCTCGCGGAAAAATGTCTGTCGAGCAGTGCCTGACAAGAAGGAGGCAATGGCGGCGGCATGGTTTTTTCTGGTGCTTCACTACTCGGCTGTTTCGGTTGGAACCAGCTGGTTAATTCGGCACCGCATCCGTCACCAAGTGGCGGATCGCTCTGTTCCTGACACTCCAGGCTGTCTGCCGGGCAGCGCAAGCGCACATGCATATGCGCACGGTGTGCAAACCAGGGGCGAACTTTACGCAACCAGTCACGATCGTGGCCAGCTTCAGCACACAGCTGTTTTTTAATCGCCGGATTGACGAAGATTCGCGTCACGTCGCTATCCAGCGCGGCGGTTTTGATCAGGGTGGTGATTTCTGGTCGCCAGACGCGCGGATTAACATTAAGCCCGCTTGCATTCACCAAATCGATAGGCTGCGGCTTCAGCAACTGCTGCTCGCTCCAGCGCTGTCTGGGCAATTGCAGCCAGATGTCCACATCCAGCCCGGATTGGTGACTGGCGTGGCCGCTGCTGAAACGTCCACCGACGGGCATCCCCATATCCCCCACCAGCACATTACCCGAAGTCGTGCGCTTCACCTCGTTGCTCAGGCGGTGAATAAACGCCAGTAGATCGGGGTGACCGAAATAGCGGCGCTGATCGACACGCATCACCTGATAATCCAACGACTGCAACGGCAGCGGCTGGGCACCGATGATACAGCCATTGGAAAAACTCCCAATTGACTGCGGCGTGCCCGCAACCGGATGCGTAATCTCCTGCCAAGGCGTTTTCGCCCACACGGCGTTCGACCACAGCGGCGCACTCAGCGCCAGCGCGAGAACCCCGATAAACCCTTGTTTCATTATGTTTTACCAGCGAGGAACCTGACTGTTCACATCCCCACACTGTGCGCGTTGGCGCAGCAGGTGATCCATTAATACAATCGCCATCATGGCTTCGGCAATCGGCACAGCACGAATACCCACACAGGGATCGTGACGGCCGCGCGTGACCATTTCAGTCGCTTCACCCTGACGGTTGATCGTTTTCCCCGGC
The genomic region above belongs to Pectobacterium colocasium and contains:
- a CDS encoding sulfite exporter TauE/SafE family protein, encoding MDWLVLGPETLAVLFFVGALAGFIDSIAGGGGLLTIPALLAAGLSPAQALATNKLQAVGGSFSASLYFIRRRAVNLGEQKLAIALTFAGSTFGAWLIQQIHADFLRQLLPVLIIGIGLYFLLTPKIGDEDRQRRLSPLPFAILAGGCVGFYDGFFGPGAGSFYALAFVTLYGFNLAKATANAKILNFTSNFGGLLFFMLGGQVVWVAGGVMLAGQMIGARLGARMVMTKGQKLIRPMLVLVSATMSGKLIYDSHGHTIAVWLGQFL
- a CDS encoding YfcL family protein, whose amino-acid sequence is MIAEFETRILALIDDMVEHASDDELFAGGYLRGHLTVSVAEAEEHGEQTLEALHARVSDSINNAIKNGELSPPDQVLVNGMWERLFQQAQNSTH
- a CDS encoding elongation factor P hydroxylase, yielding MTTTHHYQQLIDIFNDCFGDEYNTRLIKGDHEPIYLPADNEIPYHRIVFAHGFYASALHEISHWCIAGAQRRLQVDFGYWYCPDGRDAATQSQFEGVEIKPQAFDWLFCVAAGFPFNVSCDNLNGDCEPDRIDFQRRVHAQVMQYLEEGIPARPARFIHALQSFYNTPPLTAASFPYPADL
- the mepA gene encoding penicillin-insensitive murein endopeptidase, yielding MKQGFIGVLALALSAPLWSNAVWAKTPWQEITHPVAGTPQSIGSFSNGCIIGAQPLPLQSLDYQVMRVDQRRYFGHPDLLAFIHRLSNEVKRTTSGNVLVGDMGMPVGGRFSSGHASHQSGLDVDIWLQLPRQRWSEQQLLKPQPIDLVNASGLNVNPRVWRPEITTLIKTAALDSDVTRIFVNPAIKKQLCAEAGHDRDWLRKVRPWFAHRAHMHVRLRCPADSLECQEQSDPPLGDGCGAELTSWFQPKQPSSEAPEKTMPPPLPPSCQALLDRHFSAR